The following are from one region of the Methanospirillum hungatei genome:
- a CDS encoding MEMAR_RS02690 family S-layer glycoprotein, with amino-acid sequence MNAKYAVVMMVLVALALVALPASAAINKIPAGGEIFLGEKGLDVSAAVGGASQIAWWQPGTNTETEQPADIQQVTNAQSFYVSPDIFVGKTGNWYQWNGSVKGPLSFNIKEPSLNLKVWDGSVDEDVTGKAIPVGNYGNFVVETNMQSIITRPGFQPADAPFKIKVKSADGGVYTNLVGNNGKEISLTNLAVNQQLWYWVSPDNKHTEPAPNDGWNTAAEDQYGNRMYKAGTYTVWAECNANGMKDQYTAPDGSDYTGKTISAVKSVQIATDQVKIEANKDTVVRGNPFSVTITGVPNAEYYVWAKGTGSMTGQPDDQPPMILSSQADVKQDAAAGPYEIGKYQYEGGAGKSIKQDVPDDPEFHGTKFYALVKLNSSGTRTVEWKSSKDTKDKKYTIRVERKSGSQYKSDEVDVKVEKGDVTIVASGDQSYYLGEEVKLSGTNSETDVTYLFITGPNLPTRGGMLKSPRKEVNNDQPASFDQADVQDDDTYEFKWQTANLEIDAGTYTVYAVSAPRDKDHLSDAQYDTVSLVIKKPYIQATASASVVAKGDKMYLRGTAEGDPSKGVAIWILGKNKALYATESVNDDMSFEHEIKSATTESLYAGQYFVVIQHPMYNNEFDVYPDNPIEPQYVYGSYPTRNSQIFKLGGSGALQGTDAAEALVQAINSAMVDDTYTKLQFLVEEAKVTINPIGEQAVGSKFEITGTTNLMYDDNDLLVEVTSSSFKPTDKSQSGEFSGATGTVKVQQGTDGLNKWTFNVDASTFKPDEYIVRVSGVTTDTVETALFNVVEAGAIPTAAPTVAPTEAPVVNETPTPEPTTVPPTPEPTTVPPTPEPTQQSPGFGALIALAGLGAVAFLVMRRN; translated from the coding sequence GAAAAGGGACTTGATGTTTCTGCAGCAGTAGGCGGGGCAAGCCAGATTGCATGGTGGCAGCCAGGTACCAACACCGAGACTGAGCAGCCTGCAGATATCCAGCAGGTTACCAACGCACAGTCATTTTATGTTTCCCCTGATATCTTCGTCGGAAAGACCGGCAACTGGTATCAGTGGAATGGCAGCGTAAAAGGACCGCTCTCATTTAACATCAAAGAACCATCACTCAACCTGAAGGTCTGGGATGGATCTGTTGATGAAGATGTAACCGGCAAGGCAATTCCGGTAGGTAACTACGGAAACTTTGTCGTTGAGACCAACATGCAGAGCATCATCACCCGTCCAGGGTTCCAGCCTGCAGATGCACCTTTCAAGATCAAAGTAAAGAGTGCAGATGGTGGTGTCTACACCAACCTTGTTGGAAACAACGGTAAAGAAATTTCGCTGACCAATCTTGCTGTTAATCAGCAGCTGTGGTACTGGGTAAGCCCAGACAACAAGCACACTGAGCCAGCACCAAATGACGGATGGAACACTGCAGCTGAGGACCAGTACGGTAACCGCATGTACAAGGCAGGTACCTACACAGTCTGGGCAGAGTGTAACGCCAATGGTATGAAGGATCAGTATACTGCACCTGACGGTTCAGATTATACCGGGAAGACTATCTCTGCTGTAAAGAGTGTTCAGATCGCCACCGACCAGGTGAAGATCGAAGCCAACAAGGACACAGTAGTCCGTGGCAACCCATTCTCTGTCACCATCACTGGTGTACCAAATGCTGAGTACTATGTCTGGGCAAAGGGAACCGGCTCAATGACCGGTCAGCCTGATGACCAGCCACCGATGATCCTGTCCTCACAGGCTGATGTCAAGCAGGACGCAGCTGCAGGACCATACGAAATCGGTAAGTACCAGTATGAAGGTGGTGCAGGGAAGAGCATCAAGCAAGATGTCCCCGACGATCCCGAATTCCACGGAACCAAGTTCTACGCACTTGTAAAACTCAACTCCAGTGGAACCAGAACCGTTGAGTGGAAGTCTTCCAAAGACACAAAGGACAAGAAGTACACTATCCGTGTAGAACGCAAATCCGGAAGCCAGTACAAGTCTGATGAAGTCGATGTCAAGGTAGAGAAGGGTGATGTAACCATCGTCGCATCTGGTGACCAGAGTTACTACCTTGGTGAGGAAGTCAAACTCTCCGGTACCAACTCCGAGACTGACGTTACTTATCTGTTTATAACCGGTCCAAACCTCCCGACACGGGGTGGTATGCTGAAATCTCCACGTAAGGAAGTCAACAATGACCAGCCTGCATCCTTTGATCAGGCAGACGTTCAGGATGACGACACCTACGAGTTCAAGTGGCAGACCGCCAACCTTGAGATTGACGCAGGAACCTATACTGTATATGCTGTAAGCGCTCCACGTGACAAGGATCACCTGAGCGATGCACAGTACGACACTGTTTCACTCGTTATCAAGAAACCATACATCCAGGCAACCGCATCTGCAAGTGTTGTTGCAAAGGGTGACAAGATGTACCTCCGTGGTACTGCAGAAGGCGACCCGTCCAAGGGTGTTGCAATCTGGATTCTTGGAAAGAATAAGGCTCTCTACGCAACTGAATCCGTGAACGATGACATGTCATTCGAGCACGAAATCAAGAGCGCAACAACTGAGTCTCTCTATGCTGGACAGTACTTCGTTGTTATCCAGCACCCGATGTACAACAACGAGTTCGATGTCTACCCAGACAACCCGATCGAGCCACAGTACGTCTATGGTTCCTACCCAACCCGGAACTCCCAGATCTTCAAACTGGGTGGCTCTGGAGCACTTCAGGGAACTGATGCAGCAGAAGCACTTGTGCAGGCAATCAACTCCGCAATGGTAGACGATACCTACACCAAGCTTCAGTTCCTCGTTGAGGAAGCCAAGGTCACTATCAATCCGATCGGTGAGCAGGCTGTAGGTTCCAAGTTTGAGATCACCGGTACCACCAACCTCATGTATGACGACAACGATCTCCTTGTTGAGGTAACTTCTTCCTCATTCAAGCCGACCGACAAGTCACAGAGTGGTGAGTTCAGCGGTGCAACCGGAACTGTCAAAGTCCAGCAGGGCACTGACGGTCTGAACAAGTGGACATTCAATGTTGATGCAAGCACCTTCAAGCCGGATGAGTACATCGTCCGTGTCTCTGGTGTTACCACCGACACCGTCGAAACTGCACTCTTTAACGTAGTTGAAGCAGGTGCAATTCCGACCGCAGCTCCAACTGTTGCACCAACCGAAGCTCCGGTAGTTAACGAAACTCCAACTCCGGAACCAACCACCGTTCCACCAACCCCTGAGCCAACCACTGTTCCACCAACCCCTGAGCCGACCCAGCAGTCCCCAGGATTTGGTGCACTGATTGCTCTTGCAGGTCTTGGTGCTGTCGCATTCCTTGTAATGCGCCGGAACTAA
- a CDS encoding AMP phosphorylase produces the protein MRLTVRLVDIAARGILLHFNDAKSLGVLTGDRVVISSPSSGKVTADYVETTTTLIEQGRIGVYHHTNELLELTEGGVVDVSVADRPVSLDYIKKKMEGEKLNREDIRTIVTDIVQDRLSPSEITAFVVSSYINQLDMDEIESLTRAMVETGDQIEFHSGPIVDKHSIGGVPGNKISLIVVPIIAASGLLIPKTSSRAITGAGGTADLMEVLAPVEFSASEVQEMTIKTGGVIVWGGATNIAPADDKIIIQEYPFKIDQIGQMIASVMAKKFAVGADVVAIDIPVGKYCKVHSIEEGRKLARQFIELGERLNMRVECALTYGDAPVGRAIGPKLEIKEALSVLEGSDSPRSLIQKSCVIAGIALELAGKANRGEGANVALEILQSGKALQKFQEIIKVQGGKPDIASAQITAGEHFYTVRADSNGYVIDLNNHSLITIARTAGAPADHGAGLYLHAKHGTSLSRGDPIFTIYADRKWRLEKAIEIARRLRPVIVEGMLIDRVPNVREWLPGRSRNHD, from the coding sequence ATGCGACTTACCGTTCGACTCGTGGATATTGCTGCACGGGGAATTCTCTTACATTTCAATGATGCAAAATCACTTGGGGTTCTGACTGGCGACAGAGTTGTTATCTCATCTCCGTCATCCGGAAAAGTAACTGCCGATTACGTGGAAACCACTACCACCCTCATTGAACAGGGTCGTATCGGTGTCTACCATCACACAAACGAATTGCTCGAACTAACAGAAGGTGGTGTTGTTGATGTCAGCGTAGCAGACCGTCCGGTCTCCCTTGATTACATCAAAAAGAAGATGGAGGGAGAAAAACTCAACCGTGAAGATATCAGAACAATTGTAACGGATATCGTGCAGGATAGACTTTCTCCAAGTGAGATTACTGCTTTTGTTGTCAGTTCATATATCAACCAACTGGATATGGACGAGATTGAATCTCTTACTCGTGCTATGGTTGAAACCGGAGATCAGATTGAATTTCATTCCGGACCTATTGTTGATAAACATTCCATCGGTGGAGTGCCAGGGAATAAGATCTCTCTAATAGTAGTTCCGATTATTGCTGCAAGTGGACTGTTAATCCCAAAAACAAGTTCAAGAGCTATTACTGGAGCCGGAGGCACTGCTGACCTAATGGAGGTTCTGGCTCCGGTTGAGTTTAGTGCATCAGAAGTCCAGGAAATGACTATAAAGACTGGAGGTGTGATAGTCTGGGGTGGTGCTACAAATATTGCACCTGCAGATGATAAGATCATCATTCAGGAATATCCATTTAAAATTGATCAGATTGGACAGATGATTGCCAGTGTAATGGCAAAGAAATTTGCAGTAGGTGCTGACGTTGTTGCTATTGATATCCCGGTTGGAAAATATTGCAAGGTTCATTCAATAGAAGAAGGACGAAAACTCGCAAGACAATTTATTGAGTTAGGTGAACGTCTGAACATGCGTGTTGAATGTGCCCTTACCTACGGTGATGCACCTGTTGGACGTGCTATTGGGCCGAAACTAGAAATTAAAGAGGCACTTAGTGTTCTTGAAGGAAGTGATTCTCCCCGCTCCTTAATACAGAAGAGTTGTGTTATTGCAGGAATTGCCCTTGAACTTGCCGGAAAAGCAAATCGTGGAGAAGGAGCAAATGTTGCACTGGAAATATTGCAGTCCGGGAAAGCATTACAAAAATTCCAGGAGATAATTAAAGTGCAGGGAGGAAAACCTGACATAGCCTCTGCACAGATTACTGCAGGGGAGCATTTTTACACCGTTCGTGCAGATAGCAATGGGTATGTTATTGATCTAAACAATCATTCACTGATAACCATAGCTCGGACGGCTGGTGCGCCTGCAGACCACGGAGCAGGATTATATCTTCATGCAAAACATGGAACAAGTCTTTCCAGAGGAGATCCTATTTTTACTATCTATGCAGACAGAAAATGGCGCCTGGAAAAAGCAATTGAGATAGCCAGACGATTACGTCCTGTTATTGTAGAAGGTATGCTCATTGACCGGGTTCCAAATGTCAGGGAATGGTTACCCGGAAGATCACGTAACCATGACTAA
- a CDS encoding dCTP deaminase: MILSSQSIRSRIDRPVTEGGLILDPYAEESQQPASYDLRASEPVMIRRNMMTLLASKEWIELPVDIAATLRCRSSYARRGVFISGGFVDPGFRGHLTLCLYNCGTEDVSVQEGDRIVQMVFQEVDTPTDGYSGRYQDSHGVVTAR; the protein is encoded by the coding sequence ATGATCCTGTCATCACAGTCTATTCGCTCCCGGATTGACCGGCCTGTAACAGAAGGAGGCTTAATTCTGGATCCTTATGCCGAAGAAAGCCAACAACCGGCCTCATATGATTTACGCGCCTCTGAACCGGTTATGATCAGACGTAATATGATGACTCTCCTGGCAAGTAAAGAATGGATTGAACTCCCCGTTGATATCGCAGCTACCTTGAGGTGTCGTTCTTCTTACGCAAGGCGCGGAGTATTTATCAGTGGAGGGTTCGTTGATCCTGGTTTTCGGGGACACTTAACTCTGTGTTTGTATAATTGTGGAACAGAAGATGTATCTGTCCAGGAAGGTGACAGAATAGTGCAGATGGTCTTTCAGGAAGTAGATACTCCAACAGATGGGTACTCAGGTAGATATCAGGACAGCCATGGGGTGGTTACAGCACGATGA
- a CDS encoding DUF128 domain-containing protein has product MIKTEHKYIEILRILKDYQEPMGAKRLSELLAERGYVMTDRAVQYYLRYLDTRGFTEKVGNQGRILTPSGIMETDRALVDDRIGFVISKLERLAFRSTFDPSTATGDVAYNLTIVPDEIIEPVSHMFDMVRDAGCSFFSGYSVLDRDQRIPPGHTGILTVCSITMDGVFQHNGIPVKVAYGGTIQIEEKNPVRFMNIIGYQGSTVDPLQLFIGAGLTSITQYINSGSGLLLANVRQIPGAAEERGLSLISQMQDCGFRFPLTMGKGRIFNLLTDPHRISLVSFSGMNSIGCAAEAGYKVRTEIGAGTIPFSKVID; this is encoded by the coding sequence ATGATAAAGACCGAACATAAATACATCGAAATTCTTCGCATTCTTAAGGATTATCAGGAACCCATGGGCGCTAAACGCTTATCTGAGTTACTGGCAGAGCGGGGATATGTGATGACCGACCGTGCAGTCCAATATTATCTCCGGTACCTTGACACTCGGGGATTTACCGAAAAAGTTGGAAACCAGGGGAGAATTCTCACACCGTCTGGAATAATGGAGACCGATCGGGCTCTTGTTGATGATCGAATCGGTTTTGTCATCTCGAAACTTGAGCGTCTTGCATTCCGAAGCACTTTTGATCCCTCTACTGCAACAGGTGATGTTGCATACAACCTGACCATTGTCCCAGATGAGATTATTGAACCGGTATCTCATATGTTTGATATGGTACGAGATGCCGGCTGTAGTTTTTTCTCCGGGTATTCTGTTCTTGACCGTGATCAAAGGATTCCTCCCGGACATACCGGCATTCTGACTGTATGCAGTATCACAATGGATGGGGTCTTTCAGCATAATGGAATACCGGTTAAAGTAGCATATGGTGGAACCATTCAGATTGAAGAGAAAAATCCTGTCAGGTTTATGAACATTATCGGGTATCAGGGCTCCACGGTTGATCCATTACAGCTTTTCATTGGAGCTGGGTTAACTTCAATCACTCAATATATAAACTCGGGATCGGGTCTATTACTTGCTAACGTAAGACAAATCCCTGGAGCTGCAGAAGAGCGCGGATTGTCGCTTATCAGCCAGATGCAGGATTGTGGTTTCAGATTCCCCCTCACCATGGGAAAAGGCAGGATTTTTAATCTTCTAACTGATCCTCACCGTATATCGCTGGTCTCTTTTTCGGGGATGAACTCTATTGGATGTGCCGCTGAAGCAGGATATAAAGTGAGAACAGAAATAGGTGCAGGGACGATTCCCTTCTCAAAAGTAATTGATTGA
- a CDS encoding tubulin/FtsZ family protein, with amino-acid sequence MLGLGTAGSKIADAIIRPSGSSARCSDLHAIAVDNDPDVLEHLHHIEEEAKFYFPKDDIEAPELLTTRFTIDEVKAKLKSFDVGTHEAILVCAGLGGGLISLVPHLVAIIRETMFEPVFALVTIPAEEEGETRLIRAMKNLQMIRSLVDGVIIFDNQLWLDKARGELTDTTMQRGTGISDKFWLPGTSEKESVEPYDLVNRHIARRIRLLINAGEVQRGVPQTVLDTREILNTITGMSFITIGLAEEELPDMGRMGLLKQRNDTRVGRHERAARIVKLAERAVFREISAYCDFSTAKKALILLSGPEDELSMKGYMAVRKWIDESIDGFEMRSGDIPVSPRDANRVSVLIVFSGLRTVTRVQDLYERFGQKENTR; translated from the coding sequence ATGCTCGGCCTTGGAACTGCAGGGAGTAAAATCGCAGATGCAATAATCAGGCCATCCGGAAGCTCTGCCAGGTGTTCAGATCTTCATGCAATAGCAGTTGATAATGATCCCGATGTTCTCGAACACCTGCATCATATTGAAGAAGAAGCAAAATTCTATTTTCCAAAGGATGACATTGAAGCTCCTGAACTCCTCACAACACGGTTTACCATCGATGAGGTGAAAGCAAAACTAAAAAGCTTTGATGTGGGAACACATGAAGCCATCCTGGTCTGCGCAGGTCTTGGGGGTGGGCTGATAAGTCTCGTGCCCCATCTGGTTGCAATCATCCGTGAGACTATGTTTGAACCGGTTTTTGCCCTAGTAACTATCCCCGCCGAAGAAGAAGGGGAAACACGCCTTATCAGGGCCATGAAAAATCTGCAAATGATTCGGTCTCTCGTAGATGGGGTCATTATTTTTGATAACCAGCTCTGGCTCGATAAAGCTCGTGGAGAACTTACTGACACAACCATGCAGAGAGGAACAGGAATCTCAGATAAGTTCTGGCTTCCCGGTACTTCAGAAAAGGAAAGTGTCGAACCATATGACCTCGTAAACCGGCATATTGCGCGAAGAATCCGATTACTGATTAACGCTGGGGAGGTACAACGAGGAGTGCCACAGACCGTTCTGGATACCCGTGAGATTCTCAACACAATCACCGGAATGTCATTCATCACGATTGGTCTTGCTGAAGAAGAACTCCCTGATATGGGTCGGATGGGACTTCTGAAACAAAGAAATGATACTCGGGTAGGCAGACATGAACGGGCTGCACGGATTGTCAAACTAGCTGAAAGAGCGGTTTTCCGTGAAATATCAGCATATTGCGATTTTTCCACTGCAAAAAAAGCACTTATTCTCTTATCCGGTCCTGAAGATGAACTCTCCATGAAAGGATATATGGCTGTCCGAAAATGGATAGATGAAAGCATCGATGGTTTTGAAATGAGATCAGGGGATATTCCGGTGTCACCCCGAGATGCAAATCGTGTATCAGTCCTCATTGTATTTTCGGGTCTTCGAACAGTTACCAGAGTTCAGGATCTCTATGAACGGTTCGGCCAAAAAGAAAATACACGATAA
- a CDS encoding 5,10-methylenetetrahydromethanopterin reductase: MSYGIEFVPGNISVKQVVNYCKLAESKDIDFAWITNHYNNRHCYPTLAAIAQATTTLKMGPGIMNAFTDTPAAMASFACTLNEISDGRAVMGIGPGDLSTLPKLAISPDKPVGRLEEAVVQMRKLWGGEEVKKSGMKFFDYDGAKLTGVQLPGKKGIPVYIGAQGPKVLELAGTIGDGALINASNPKDFDVAIPIIKAACEKVGKKGFDIGAYTAMSIDMNEKKARNAAKIVAAFIAAGSPEPLLQRHGLDLAKVANIKAALAKFDFKTAGENVDDATIDAFTIAGSPDTVKQKCEDLLKSGVTQIIFGSPLGPDMVNSIRLLGKYVV, translated from the coding sequence TTGAGTTATGGAATAGAATTCGTTCCGGGAAATATTTCCGTCAAACAAGTAGTTAATTATTGTAAACTCGCAGAATCAAAAGACATCGATTTTGCCTGGATTACAAATCACTACAACAACCGTCACTGCTACCCGACACTTGCCGCAATTGCACAGGCAACCACAACCCTGAAGATGGGACCGGGTATCATGAACGCTTTCACTGATACACCTGCTGCAATGGCCTCATTTGCATGTACTCTAAATGAGATCTCCGATGGCCGTGCTGTCATGGGAATTGGACCTGGTGATCTTTCAACTCTCCCAAAGCTTGCAATCAGCCCTGATAAGCCGGTTGGTCGTCTGGAAGAAGCAGTTGTCCAGATGCGCAAACTCTGGGGTGGCGAAGAAGTCAAAAAGAGCGGCATGAAGTTCTTTGACTACGATGGTGCCAAGCTGACCGGTGTCCAACTTCCAGGAAAGAAGGGAATTCCGGTTTACATTGGAGCACAGGGTCCAAAAGTCCTTGAACTTGCAGGGACTATCGGAGATGGTGCTCTCATTAATGCATCAAACCCGAAGGACTTCGATGTAGCCATTCCAATCATCAAAGCAGCCTGTGAAAAGGTAGGGAAGAAAGGATTTGATATTGGTGCATACACTGCAATGTCCATTGACATGAACGAGAAGAAGGCACGGAATGCAGCAAAGATTGTTGCAGCATTTATCGCCGCAGGATCTCCAGAACCACTCCTTCAGCGTCATGGACTCGATCTCGCCAAGGTAGCCAACATCAAAGCAGCACTTGCAAAGTTTGATTTCAAGACTGCAGGTGAGAATGTTGACGACGCAACCATTGATGCCTTTACCATCGCAGGAAGCCCTGACACTGTAAAGCAGAAATGTGAGGACCTTCTGAAATCTGGTGTTACTCAAATTATTTTCGGTTCACCACTTGGTCCGGATATGGTCAACTCTATCCGTCTGCTCGGCAAATACGTCGTGTAA
- a CDS encoding galactose-1-phosphate uridylyltransferase encodes MKIEMFQSRRLEHANGFIEFRTESLTGLKTRICPERLKRGIGIPDIPEYSSEGCPFCSDLVTSVTPVFPDGSRLIIGESITFPNLYPFASYHTVTVISRDHMVRTFTHRQIHDALTAQIESLEEQSGYVSINWNFLPSAGASLPHPHLQGLADPVPDTLPMKYLHGSEEFFHRHDYSWWKVLCDHESDSDRFLNGLNLFWYAHPVPIGEKEIRCVLPGTTLTDFGCVVRDFAEDLVRILDFYQDMGNGAWNLSIFFGKESERRYFNSFATIVARINPNPLSTSDTAFMEKLHLEPVILTLPEDIGMLWRTNNKS; translated from the coding sequence TTGAAGATTGAGATGTTTCAGAGCAGAAGATTAGAACATGCCAATGGCTTTATTGAGTTCAGGACAGAATCTCTCACTGGTTTGAAAACCCGGATATGTCCGGAACGATTGAAACGTGGTATAGGAATTCCTGATATCCCGGAATATTCATCTGAAGGTTGTCCTTTTTGTTCAGACCTTGTTACATCGGTCACTCCGGTATTTCCTGATGGTTCACGTCTTATTATCGGTGAGAGTATTACCTTTCCCAACCTCTATCCATTTGCATCATATCATACAGTTACCGTCATTTCTCGTGATCACATGGTCCGGACTTTCACACACCGGCAGATCCATGATGCGCTTACTGCGCAAATTGAGAGTCTGGAAGAACAATCTGGATACGTTTCAATCAATTGGAATTTTCTACCTTCTGCAGGTGCATCACTCCCGCATCCTCATCTTCAGGGTCTTGCCGATCCAGTTCCTGATACCCTGCCCATGAAATATCTTCATGGTTCAGAGGAGTTTTTTCATCGTCATGATTATTCATGGTGGAAGGTTCTATGTGACCATGAATCTGATTCTGACCGATTTTTGAATGGATTGAACCTTTTTTGGTATGCCCATCCTGTGCCGATTGGTGAAAAAGAGATCAGATGTGTTCTGCCTGGTACAACACTCACCGATTTTGGTTGTGTTGTTCGTGATTTTGCCGAAGACCTCGTTCGAATTCTTGATTTCTATCAAGATATGGGAAATGGTGCCTGGAATTTATCTATCTTTTTCGGAAAAGAATCAGAGCGTCGCTATTTTAATTCTTTTGCAACGATAGTGGCACGTATTAATCCAAATCCTCTTTCAACATCGGATACAGCTTTTATGGAAAAGCTCCATCTGGAACCGGTAATATTGACCTTGCCTGAAGATATTGGGATGTTGTGGCGAACAAATAATAAATCTTAA
- a CDS encoding F420-dependent methylenetetrahydromethanopterin dehydrogenase, with product MVVKVGIAKLGNIASGVMAELLLDERADREDMQTFMATSGTKLQPEDIDRVVTNMKAWGPDFCIVVSPNGVLPGPKGAREALGAAGIPCVVITDDITTKKEEWEALKASEFGYIIMKGDSMIGARREFLDPIEMADYNGNLIKVLSITGAFRKLQVALDEVIDQVKAGKKGKDLALPKIVMSSDKAVEGEFSNPYAYAKARAAYEIAQAVAGVNVKGCFMTKGFENYTPIVASAHEMMRQATLLCDEAREMEKATDAVIRKPHKNDGTRVAKKTLISKPE from the coding sequence ATGGTTGTAAAAGTAGGAATTGCAAAACTCGGAAATATTGCCAGCGGTGTAATGGCAGAACTTCTCCTGGATGAGCGTGCAGACCGTGAAGATATGCAGACATTCATGGCAACATCCGGAACCAAACTTCAGCCAGAAGATATCGACCGTGTTGTCACAAACATGAAAGCATGGGGCCCGGACTTCTGTATCGTTGTCTCTCCAAATGGAGTTCTTCCAGGACCAAAGGGAGCACGTGAAGCACTTGGAGCAGCAGGCATTCCCTGTGTCGTCATCACTGACGATATCACCACCAAGAAAGAAGAGTGGGAAGCACTCAAGGCAAGCGAATTTGGATACATCATCATGAAGGGTGACTCCATGATTGGTGCACGCCGTGAATTCCTTGACCCCATCGAAATGGCAGACTACAACGGTAACCTTATCAAAGTGCTCTCCATTACCGGCGCTTTCCGCAAACTCCAGGTTGCACTCGATGAAGTAATCGACCAGGTAAAAGCTGGAAAGAAGGGCAAAGACCTTGCTCTCCCGAAGATTGTCATGTCTTCAGACAAGGCCGTTGAAGGAGAATTCAGCAACCCCTACGCATATGCAAAAGCACGCGCAGCATATGAAATTGCACAGGCAGTTGCCGGAGTCAATGTTAAGGGTTGTTTCATGACCAAAGGGTTTGAAAATTATACTCCGATTGTTGCATCCGCACATGAGATGATGCGCCAGGCAACGCTCCTCTGTGATGAAGCACGTGAGATGGAAAAGGCAACTGATGCAGTGATCCGGAAACCACACAAGAATGACGGTACCCGGGTTGCAAAGAAGACCCTCATCAGCAAGCCAGAGTAA